In the Rubripirellula tenax genome, one interval contains:
- a CDS encoding Gfo/Idh/MocA family protein, with protein MNAIHRRQFLQSAAVATIAGGYFTESKAQGTNSANQKLKILCIGTANRAAEDINGVEGEDIVGLCDVDKNYLDRAAGKFPSAKTYADYREMIAAAADRVDAVVIGTADHHHAPATMQAIRAGLHVYCEKPLTHTVGEARMIAEAAKTAGIVTQMGTQIHAEDNYRRVVELVKSGAIGDVGEVHVWVGKGWGGGDRPAKADPVPAHLNWDLWLGPAAERPFAIGRYHPAQWRRWWDFGQGTLGDMGCHYMDLPFWALDLRHPTSCEAEGPAVHPETCPLGLIVRYKYPKRGDLPPVDLTWYDGDQCPREVAGERVPGSGVMFVGSEGNLFASYTNYKLFPQGKFADFQPPPQSIPKSIGHHAEWIAACKDGTPTTCNFDYSGALSESVLLGNVAYRTGKQLDWDAVNLKATNCPEADALVNKTYRAGWEVGPLVLADATN; from the coding sequence ATGAATGCCATTCATCGGCGTCAGTTTTTACAATCCGCCGCAGTGGCCACGATTGCAGGCGGCTACTTCACCGAATCAAAAGCTCAGGGAACCAATTCTGCGAATCAGAAACTGAAGATTCTGTGCATTGGTACTGCCAATCGAGCCGCCGAGGATATCAACGGCGTCGAGGGTGAAGACATTGTCGGGCTTTGCGACGTCGACAAGAATTACCTCGATCGTGCGGCGGGAAAGTTCCCTTCTGCGAAAACCTATGCCGACTATCGCGAAATGATCGCCGCCGCGGCGGATCGTGTCGACGCCGTCGTGATTGGGACGGCCGACCACCATCACGCGCCGGCAACGATGCAGGCGATCCGCGCGGGCTTGCACGTCTATTGCGAGAAACCGCTGACCCACACCGTGGGCGAAGCCAGGATGATTGCCGAAGCCGCGAAAACAGCGGGAATCGTCACGCAAATGGGAACCCAAATCCATGCCGAAGACAATTACCGCCGCGTGGTCGAGCTGGTCAAATCCGGCGCGATCGGCGATGTCGGCGAAGTACACGTTTGGGTCGGCAAAGGGTGGGGCGGCGGTGATCGGCCGGCGAAAGCAGACCCAGTCCCCGCGCACTTGAATTGGGACCTGTGGCTGGGCCCGGCAGCGGAACGTCCGTTTGCGATCGGTCGCTATCATCCGGCCCAGTGGCGTCGATGGTGGGATTTCGGACAAGGCACGCTCGGTGACATGGGTTGCCACTACATGGATTTACCATTCTGGGCGCTAGATCTTCGACACCCAACATCGTGCGAAGCCGAAGGGCCCGCCGTTCATCCAGAAACCTGTCCGCTGGGTTTGATCGTCCGGTACAAGTATCCCAAGCGAGGTGACTTGCCGCCCGTCGACCTGACTTGGTACGACGGTGATCAATGTCCTCGCGAAGTTGCCGGTGAACGGGTGCCCGGCAGCGGAGTGATGTTTGTCGGCAGCGAAGGCAATCTGTTTGCCAGCTACACCAATTACAAACTGTTCCCGCAAGGCAAGTTTGCCGATTTCCAACCGCCGCCCCAGTCGATTCCCAAATCGATCGGCCACCACGCCGAATGGATCGCTGCCTGCAAAGACGGGACGCCGACCACATGCAATTTCGATTACTCGGGCGCGTTGTCCGAATCGGTGTTGCTGGGGAACGTTGCCTATCGAACAGGCAAGCAACTGGACTGGGATGCTGTTAACTTGAAGGCAACCAATTGTCCCGAAGCGGACGCCCTGGTCAACAAAACGTATCGAGCCGGTTGGGAAGTCGGACCGCTGGTACTTGCCGACGCTACAAATTGA
- a CDS encoding sulfatase: MKTLFSVFTVLSLITTSTVVGATPDRPNIVFILADDLGLHDLSIEGSTYYQSPNIDAIARGGMRFTQGYATCRVCSPSRASIQLGNFTARHGITQWIGAKSGTDWNRGDRLLPADYLHALPSEDITLAEALKEGGYKTFFAGKWHLGGEGSLPTDHGFDINKGGHHSGSPPGGYFSPYRNPKLDDGPPGESLTLRLARETSDFIKANQDEPFFAMLSFYTVHGPIQTTKDLWSKYQSIAPELPEGAGRFKVDRTLPVRQVQDNPIYAGMIELMDDAVGNVMKTLEETGLAENTIVIFTSDNGGVSSGDAYSTSNLPQRGGKGRQWEGGIREPFYIRFPSKVKSGSTCNVPVTGADFYPTLMELCGLPARNEQHVDGASLVPLLTDGSISERPLYWHYPQYDNQGGEPSSLLRDGDWKLIHYYEDGRDELYNLAADPAEESDLSLTYPIRAKRMATQLHDWLLSVGALFPEQDPRFDPAKAEKHFERAQTVGKADLERQHAAMLDPDWQPNADWWGSATTRD, translated from the coding sequence ATGAAAACTCTGTTCTCTGTCTTTACCGTTTTGTCACTGATCACGACATCGACCGTCGTGGGTGCAACGCCGGATCGTCCGAATATCGTCTTCATTTTGGCGGACGACCTAGGACTGCATGATTTATCGATCGAGGGTAGCACGTATTACCAAAGTCCAAACATTGATGCGATCGCTCGTGGCGGGATGCGATTCACGCAGGGTTACGCCACATGCCGCGTTTGCAGCCCGTCGCGTGCCAGCATCCAATTGGGTAACTTCACGGCTCGCCACGGCATCACCCAGTGGATCGGTGCGAAATCGGGTACCGATTGGAACCGCGGCGACCGCTTGCTTCCGGCGGATTACCTGCACGCGTTGCCCAGTGAAGACATCACCTTGGCCGAGGCGCTTAAGGAAGGGGGGTATAAAACGTTCTTCGCCGGCAAATGGCACCTTGGGGGCGAAGGTTCGCTGCCCACCGACCACGGGTTCGACATCAACAAGGGCGGACACCATTCGGGATCCCCGCCCGGCGGATATTTCTCGCCGTACAGAAACCCGAAACTTGATGACGGACCGCCCGGCGAGTCCTTGACGCTGCGACTAGCTCGCGAAACGTCGGACTTCATCAAGGCGAATCAAGACGAACCGTTCTTCGCGATGCTGTCGTTCTATACCGTACACGGACCGATCCAGACGACGAAAGACCTTTGGTCAAAATATCAATCGATTGCACCGGAGCTTCCCGAGGGTGCCGGACGATTTAAGGTGGACCGCACCTTGCCCGTTCGTCAGGTTCAAGATAACCCCATCTATGCGGGCATGATCGAACTGATGGACGACGCCGTGGGTAACGTCATGAAAACGTTGGAAGAAACGGGGTTGGCTGAGAACACCATCGTGATTTTCACCAGTGACAATGGTGGTGTTTCGTCCGGCGATGCATACTCGACAAGTAATCTGCCCCAACGCGGCGGCAAGGGCCGACAATGGGAAGGCGGGATCCGCGAACCCTTTTACATTCGCTTTCCGTCCAAGGTGAAGTCGGGATCGACGTGCAACGTCCCGGTCACGGGTGCCGATTTCTACCCGACGTTGATGGAACTGTGCGGTCTGCCGGCGCGGAACGAACAGCATGTCGACGGTGCTAGCCTTGTGCCGCTGTTGACCGATGGTTCGATCAGCGAGAGGCCACTGTATTGGCACTATCCACAGTACGACAACCAAGGCGGCGAACCGAGTTCGTTGTTGCGCGACGGGGATTGGAAATTGATTCACTATTACGAGGACGGACGTGACGAGCTATACAATTTGGCGGCTGATCCAGCCGAAGAAAGCGACTTGTCGTTGACGTATCCGATACGTGCCAAGCGAATGGCGACTCAACTGCATGACTGGTTGCTGTCGGTGGGCGCTTTGTTCCCCGAACAAGATCCGCGGTTTGACCCGGCGAAGGCTGAAAAGCATTTCGAGCGGGCTCAAACGGTTGGCAAAGCAGACTTGGAACGGCAACACGCCGCGATGCTTGATCCCGATTGGCAGCCCAACGCCGATTGGTGGGGCAGTGCAACAACGAGGGACTAA
- a CDS encoding glycosyltransferase, with protein MRAILSAPGSRGDVNPMVAIGVALRRRGYEVIISLAQPYAKVAQDAGLIAEPVIETARFEELLSNPAMWKPIRGARAILREIVSDFLPRHADVIQRYHRPGETVLVSHPLDLASRIHRDADPSTPLAGVHLAPSILRTFDDPPRLSPWPIEVRRPQWLVRAAYYAIDKIAVDPVIAGNVNRARADVGLPPIRRVMHDWWLSPDRILAMYPDWFAPATHQFAPRLVHCGFPLHDAADSPSSLPINRPIVFTAGTAHHHCREFFSAAAKACHSLGRPGLLVSTHAKNFPDRLPPNMETTGYVSFAKLFSVASAVVHHGGIGTTSQCFAAGVPQVVRPMAFDQFDNTTRVERLNCGRWLRNDYRITEALQTVLNDAKIIASTEAIKQRIQGDASERAADEIQRLMAAAKLNIKSDI; from the coding sequence GTGCGTGCCATCCTTTCCGCTCCCGGTTCGCGAGGCGATGTCAACCCGATGGTGGCGATCGGCGTGGCGTTGCGCCGGCGCGGCTATGAAGTCATCATCTCGCTCGCCCAGCCCTATGCGAAGGTCGCTCAGGACGCCGGACTGATCGCCGAGCCCGTGATCGAAACGGCGCGGTTCGAAGAACTGCTTTCCAACCCCGCGATGTGGAAACCCATCCGCGGCGCTCGAGCGATCTTGCGAGAAATCGTCAGTGATTTTTTGCCTCGGCATGCCGACGTGATCCAAAGGTATCACCGGCCAGGCGAAACGGTTCTGGTGTCGCATCCATTGGACCTGGCATCGCGGATTCATCGTGATGCCGATCCTTCAACGCCTCTTGCCGGCGTCCATTTAGCCCCGTCCATTCTAAGAACGTTCGATGATCCGCCGCGTCTGTCGCCGTGGCCGATCGAAGTCCGTCGCCCGCAATGGTTGGTTCGCGCCGCCTACTACGCGATCGATAAAATTGCCGTCGATCCGGTTATCGCTGGCAACGTCAATCGTGCAAGAGCCGACGTCGGTTTGCCGCCGATTCGCCGTGTGATGCACGATTGGTGGTTGTCCCCCGACCGTATCCTGGCGATGTATCCGGATTGGTTTGCGCCGGCAACCCATCAATTTGCGCCGCGTTTAGTGCACTGCGGCTTTCCGCTTCACGATGCCGCTGACAGTCCTTCGAGTCTGCCGATAAACCGTCCGATTGTGTTCACCGCCGGAACCGCCCATCACCATTGTCGCGAGTTCTTTTCGGCGGCTGCCAAGGCGTGTCATTCGCTCGGGCGGCCTGGCTTGTTGGTTTCAACGCATGCCAAAAACTTTCCCGATCGTTTGCCGCCAAACATGGAAACGACCGGATACGTATCGTTCGCGAAATTGTTTTCCGTTGCCTCCGCAGTCGTGCACCACGGCGGAATCGGAACCACGTCCCAGTGTTTTGCCGCTGGCGTTCCGCAAGTCGTTCGCCCGATGGCGTTTGACCAGTTCGACAACACCACACGCGTCGAGCGGTTAAACTGTGGGCGTTGGTTGCGAAACGATTACCGAATCACCGAAGCGTTACAAACCGTTTTAAACGATGCAAAGATCATCGCTTCGACAGAAGCGATCAAACAAAGAATCCAAGGTGATGCATCCGAGCGAGCGGCCGATGAAATTCAGCGTTTGATGGCCGCAGCAAAACTCAATATCAAATCAGACATTTGA
- a CDS encoding sigma 54-interacting transcriptional regulator, with protein MVAYLAVRSGPEKGKQFPLDRARPLHIGRGTSCEIMLTDPVSSRFHAVVYFEDSNWHLRDTSSRNGTRVNGQKTDHARLLHESVVSIGSTDLQLVEPDLDSHDETMNTLAMTHDAPTQRNWRMDMDDPVAGIAEAGHLIDLYSLSLHLLHSERSDEVIETTLQLLRDRTQADVVAVSIDIGDGRLKPLRVDPPEQSEAVTISRALVRRVVRGGEAIWINDETIKNSDGSSYEDLKIDPQWSDVIYVPLESGTSYPGVLHLYRSKPQFEEKHFDLSVAAGRLLTVGLARALENDTLRAERRRVADRNADSDDFIGTSPIMLKLKAKIDRVGNANGSVLIRGESGAGKELVARAVHRSSQRSRRPMLTVNCAAIPSELIESQLFGHKKGSFTGADNDHVGWFQQSHTGTLFLDEIGELPLEGQAKLLRILEGHPFLPVGATEEVLVDVRVLAATNRDLAEFVRERKFREDLFYRLSVFELFVPPLRERGDDIDVLIDHFLDHFRRQHGRGSLKLNELARDRLRQYAWPGNVRQLRNVIDSAVVMADDPTIEVEDLGLRDAGLSQLDTLRIDEWERRLIRKALHRTAGSVPEAAKLLGISRATAYRKITEYEIDR; from the coding sequence ATGGTGGCCTATCTGGCAGTCCGCAGCGGTCCCGAGAAGGGCAAGCAATTTCCACTTGATCGGGCTCGTCCGTTGCATATCGGTCGTGGAACTTCTTGTGAGATCATGTTGACGGACCCCGTCAGCTCGCGATTCCACGCCGTCGTGTACTTCGAAGACAGCAATTGGCATCTGCGCGACACCAGCAGTCGCAATGGGACTCGTGTCAACGGTCAAAAAACGGATCATGCCCGCTTGCTTCACGAATCCGTCGTCTCGATCGGCAGCACAGATCTGCAATTGGTCGAACCCGATTTAGATTCGCACGACGAGACCATGAACACTCTGGCGATGACCCATGACGCGCCGACTCAGCGGAATTGGCGAATGGATATGGACGATCCGGTTGCCGGCATCGCCGAGGCGGGCCATCTGATCGATTTGTACTCGCTCAGTCTTCACCTGCTTCATAGCGAACGATCCGACGAAGTGATCGAGACGACTTTGCAGTTGCTGCGCGACCGGACTCAGGCCGACGTGGTGGCCGTATCGATCGATATTGGCGACGGGCGGCTGAAACCGCTACGCGTCGATCCGCCTGAACAATCCGAAGCAGTCACGATCAGCCGCGCCTTAGTGCGCCGCGTCGTTCGCGGCGGCGAAGCGATTTGGATCAACGACGAAACGATCAAAAATTCGGACGGTTCCAGCTACGAGGATCTGAAAATCGACCCGCAATGGTCGGACGTGATCTATGTTCCGTTGGAAAGCGGCACTAGTTATCCGGGCGTGTTGCATCTCTATCGTTCGAAACCGCAATTCGAGGAGAAGCATTTCGACTTGTCTGTCGCGGCCGGGCGGTTATTGACCGTGGGGCTAGCGCGAGCCTTAGAGAATGACACGTTGAGGGCGGAACGTCGCCGAGTCGCTGATCGAAATGCGGACTCGGATGACTTCATCGGGACCAGCCCGATCATGTTGAAGTTAAAAGCGAAGATCGATCGTGTCGGCAACGCGAACGGTTCGGTGCTGATCCGCGGTGAAAGCGGCGCTGGCAAAGAACTGGTCGCCCGGGCGGTGCATCGTTCGAGCCAACGATCCCGGCGCCCAATGTTGACGGTCAATTGCGCGGCGATACCTAGCGAACTGATTGAAAGCCAATTGTTCGGCCACAAGAAAGGTTCGTTCACCGGCGCCGACAATGATCACGTCGGGTGGTTCCAGCAATCGCATACCGGAACTCTGTTCCTTGACGAGATCGGCGAGCTTCCGCTCGAAGGGCAAGCCAAGCTGCTGCGAATTTTAGAGGGCCATCCATTCTTGCCCGTGGGCGCGACCGAGGAAGTCTTGGTGGACGTCCGAGTCCTGGCGGCAACGAACCGCGACTTGGCCGAATTTGTTCGCGAACGAAAGTTTCGTGAAGACCTGTTTTATCGCCTGAGCGTTTTTGAACTGTTCGTGCCGCCGCTGCGAGAACGCGGTGACGACATTGATGTATTGATTGATCACTTCTTGGATCACTTTCGTCGTCAACATGGACGCGGATCATTGAAGTTGAACGAACTCGCACGCGACCGACTTCGACAATACGCTTGGCCGGGTAACGTGCGGCAACTGCGAAACGTGATCGATAGTGCCGTTGTGATGGCCGACGATCCAACGATTGAAGTCGAAGACCTTGGACTGCGCGACGCCGGGTTAAGCCAGCTCGATACGCTTCGTATCGACGAGTGGGAGCGGCGGTTGATTCGAAAGGCGCTTCACCGAACGGCCGGCAGCGTACCCGAAGCGGCAAAGTTGCTGGGGATCAGTCGGGCGACCGCGTATCGCAAGATCACCGAATACGAGATCGATCGCTAG
- a CDS encoding type III polyketide synthase, translated as MKPIATLAETAADLEIVIRGMGTSIPKFRADNTASARFADQMSCTTSSQSRKVAALYRRTGIEHRGSVLLDRNAESEIINDFYPPLLSPEDRGPTTQHRSDRYAVEAPQLATEASREALTNSGVSADAITHLVTVSCTGFSAPGVDIELIDRLGLPATTQRVQVGFMGCHGAINGLRTAAGLVAASPNANVLMCCVELCSLHYQYGYDPDRIVSGALFADGSAAAVLGRGSLKDSDLIDALDQCDDSETSIGIVAATGSCLVPASREAMTWRIGDFGYEMTLSAKVPGLIEKHLSSFLEPWLAAQGETIESVQGWAVHPGGSRILSASESCLKLDTDALDVSRGVLSDHGNMSSATMMFILRRFAEQGRPKPWVMLGFGPGLEIEVALIR; from the coding sequence ATGAAGCCGATCGCAACTCTCGCCGAAACCGCCGCCGACCTAGAAATCGTCATTCGCGGAATGGGAACATCGATCCCCAAATTTCGCGCCGACAACACGGCCAGTGCTCGGTTCGCCGACCAGATGTCGTGCACCACTTCAAGCCAGTCTCGCAAAGTCGCGGCGCTGTATCGCCGAACCGGTATCGAACATCGCGGCAGCGTTTTGCTGGACAGGAACGCGGAATCAGAAATCATCAACGATTTTTATCCGCCACTGCTCTCACCCGAAGACCGCGGGCCAACGACCCAGCATCGCAGTGATCGGTACGCCGTCGAGGCGCCGCAGTTGGCAACCGAAGCCTCGCGCGAGGCGTTGACCAACAGCGGAGTGTCGGCCGATGCGATCACCCACTTGGTCACCGTATCCTGTACCGGGTTCAGCGCCCCAGGCGTCGACATCGAGCTGATTGACCGCCTTGGACTGCCCGCGACGACACAGCGCGTCCAGGTAGGATTCATGGGGTGCCACGGCGCGATCAACGGACTCCGTACGGCCGCAGGCTTGGTCGCAGCATCACCGAATGCGAACGTCTTAATGTGCTGTGTCGAACTATGTAGTCTTCACTACCAATATGGATACGACCCCGATCGTATCGTCAGCGGAGCCCTCTTCGCTGACGGCTCGGCCGCTGCAGTGCTCGGACGCGGATCCCTCAAGGATTCAGATCTGATCGACGCATTGGACCAATGCGATGATTCGGAAACATCGATCGGGATCGTTGCCGCAACGGGATCATGCTTGGTCCCCGCCAGCCGTGAAGCGATGACATGGCGCATCGGCGACTTTGGTTACGAAATGACGCTGTCGGCGAAGGTTCCCGGCTTGATCGAGAAGCACTTGTCGTCCTTCTTGGAACCGTGGTTGGCCGCGCAAGGTGAAACCATCGAATCAGTCCAAGGATGGGCGGTCCACCCCGGCGGCTCACGTATCCTCAGCGCTTCGGAAAGCTGCCTAAAACTCGATACCGATGCCTTAGATGTGTCTCGCGGAGTGCTTTCCGATCACGGCAACATGTCGTCGGCAACCATGATGTTCATCTTGCGTCGGTTTGCCGAACAAGGTCGCCCCAAACCGTGGGTGATGCTCGGTTTCGGGCCGGGCCTGGAAATCGAAGTCGCGCTGATCCGCTAG
- a CDS encoding class I SAM-dependent methyltransferase, with the protein MATAGDPLCRPAKDNELANPLATVDGAGWLGASIQGCRLLCLAAGGGRQSSLYAAAGADVTVVDLSGAMLELDRRVASERGFSIRLFETSMDDLSMLRDGEFDIVIQPVSTCYVPNLARVYAEVARVSRGGAVYVSQHKQPVSLQASMEPASGGGYPLLHTYYRHAQKTNRPVPAPVASKQTSAASMRAAKRLREHGAIEYLHRWEEIVGGMCRAGFVVEDLSEPFHAKPDAELGSFAHRAQFIPPYVRIKARRKGTSVAESDASRPQSAPSIWLPS; encoded by the coding sequence ATGGCGACGGCTGGCGACCCGCTGTGTCGGCCCGCTAAGGACAATGAACTTGCCAATCCGCTGGCGACGGTCGATGGTGCGGGATGGCTGGGGGCATCGATCCAAGGGTGTCGGCTGTTGTGTTTGGCGGCGGGTGGAGGTCGGCAAAGTTCGCTCTATGCGGCAGCGGGCGCCGATGTGACGGTGGTTGATTTGAGCGGGGCGATGTTGGAACTGGATCGCCGTGTGGCGTCAGAGCGAGGTTTTTCGATCCGATTGTTTGAAACCTCGATGGACGATCTTTCGATGCTTCGCGACGGCGAATTCGACATCGTGATTCAGCCTGTGAGCACGTGTTATGTTCCCAACCTGGCTCGTGTCTATGCCGAAGTCGCGCGGGTATCGCGTGGCGGCGCCGTTTACGTCAGCCAGCACAAGCAACCGGTCAGCCTGCAGGCTTCGATGGAACCGGCGTCCGGGGGAGGCTATCCATTGCTACACACCTATTATCGGCACGCCCAAAAGACGAATCGCCCGGTCCCCGCGCCGGTGGCGTCCAAGCAAACGTCGGCTGCGTCGATGCGTGCGGCAAAACGCCTACGAGAACACGGCGCGATCGAGTACCTACACCGCTGGGAAGAGATCGTGGGGGGCATGTGCCGCGCAGGCTTCGTGGTCGAAGATCTCAGCGAACCGTTCCATGCCAAGCCGGACGCCGAGCTCGGTTCGTTTGCCCATCGAGCCCAATTCATTCCACCCTACGTCCGAATCAAGGCACGGCGCAAGGGGACATCGGTCGCAGAATCCGACGCCAGCCGACCCCAGTCGGCTCCGTCGATATGGTTGCCCAGTTGA
- a CDS encoding lactate/malate dehydrogenase family protein — translation MKVSIIGAGGLVGSCAAFALQCGGIASEIALLDVNQELAVGQALDLQHGTPSTGNQVIAGGGYEHIADSDVICITAGLRRKPDESRLDLINRNTDLFVQILRDVKAGKPKPSAIVLVVSNPVDILTYVAAQQLGLPVNQVIGLGTQLDTIRFCSLIAGELKAPPTQTKALILGEHGESMVPIWSSATIAGLPLDKYPGWSPNLANQLFTRTRGSGAEVIKRKGGAGFAVGIAIRDVIDAIALDQQTLLPVSSVQSGCFGINDVALSVPTLVGRTGVLGRLEIDLWPKEVQGLRASGAALRKTLETVMKRVG, via the coding sequence ATGAAAGTTTCCATCATCGGTGCCGGCGGACTCGTCGGCTCGTGCGCAGCGTTCGCGCTGCAGTGCGGCGGCATTGCAAGTGAAATTGCGTTGTTGGACGTCAACCAAGAATTGGCGGTCGGGCAAGCGCTCGACTTGCAACACGGCACCCCCAGCACCGGCAACCAAGTGATTGCCGGCGGCGGTTACGAACACATTGCCGACAGCGATGTGATTTGCATCACCGCTGGACTTCGCCGGAAGCCCGACGAGTCGCGATTGGACTTGATCAACCGTAACACGGACCTGTTCGTTCAAATTCTTCGCGACGTCAAAGCTGGTAAGCCAAAGCCTTCGGCGATCGTGTTGGTCGTCAGCAACCCCGTCGACATTCTGACATATGTTGCGGCCCAGCAACTGGGATTGCCCGTCAATCAAGTGATTGGCTTAGGGACTCAGTTGGACACGATTCGTTTCTGCTCACTGATTGCCGGCGAGTTGAAAGCACCGCCGACGCAAACCAAGGCGTTGATTTTGGGCGAGCATGGTGAGTCGATGGTGCCGATTTGGAGCAGCGCTACGATCGCGGGTTTGCCGCTGGACAAGTATCCAGGCTGGAGCCCGAACCTAGCGAACCAACTGTTCACGCGGACGCGTGGCAGTGGTGCGGAAGTGATCAAACGCAAAGGTGGCGCCGGGTTCGCCGTCGGAATCGCGATTCGCGATGTGATCGATGCGATTGCCCTGGACCAACAGACCCTGCTGCCGGTCAGCAGCGTGCAATCGGGTTGCTTCGGCATCAACGACGTTGCACTGTCGGTGCCAACACTGGTCGGACGCACAGGCGTTTTAGGCCGTTTAGAGATCGATCTATGGCCCAAGGAAGTCCAAGGGTTGCGGGCAAGCGGCGCCGCGTTACGCAAGACGCTCGAGACCGTTATGAAACGCGTCGGATAG
- a CDS encoding class II aldolase/adducin family protein, whose protein sequence is MQNLHKIKQDMCDIGRRIYNRQFAAANDGNITVRVSENEVLCTPTLHCKGFLTPDDISLVDMTGKQLSGRKKRSSEALLHLEIYRQRDDIKSVVHCHPPHATAFAIAREPIPQCILPEVEVFLGDVPITKYETPGGQGFADTIVPFVNRTNVIILANHGTVSYGENVEQAFWWTEILDAYCRMLILAKQLGNISYLSGEKSKELLDLKDKWGYKDPRNTPEYEDCDICANDIFRDSWADSGVARRAFAAPPALKKAADTAASTVASSGAASGMNEEALVKAITDEVMRQMRQN, encoded by the coding sequence ATGCAAAACCTTCATAAAATCAAGCAAGACATGTGCGACATCGGTCGACGCATTTACAACCGTCAATTCGCGGCTGCGAACGATGGAAACATCACCGTCCGCGTTAGCGAAAATGAAGTGCTTTGCACGCCGACATTGCACTGCAAAGGCTTTTTGACGCCCGACGACATTTCGTTGGTCGACATGACGGGCAAGCAGTTGTCGGGACGCAAGAAACGGTCCAGCGAAGCGTTGCTGCACCTTGAAATCTATCGCCAACGCGACGACATCAAGAGCGTGGTTCACTGTCACCCGCCGCACGCCACCGCGTTCGCGATCGCTCGCGAACCCATTCCACAGTGCATCCTGCCCGAAGTCGAAGTGTTCTTGGGCGACGTGCCGATCACCAAGTATGAAACGCCCGGCGGCCAAGGTTTTGCGGACACAATCGTCCCGTTCGTGAATCGAACCAACGTGATAATTTTGGCCAATCACGGTACGGTCAGCTACGGCGAGAACGTTGAGCAGGCTTTCTGGTGGACTGAGATCTTGGATGCTTATTGCCGCATGCTGATCTTGGCGAAACAACTCGGAAACATCTCGTACCTCAGCGGCGAGAAGTCAAAAGAACTGCTCGATTTGAAGGACAAGTGGGGCTACAAGGATCCACGCAATACGCCTGAGTACGAAGACTGTGATATCTGCGCCAACGATATTTTTCGCGATTCGTGGGCCGATTCGGGTGTAGCGCGTCGTGCGTTTGCGGCACCACCGGCACTGAAGAAAGCGGCCGACACGGCAGCCTCAACCGTTGCCTCGTCGGGTGCGGCATCGGGCATGAACGAAGAAGCTTTGGTGAAAGCGATCACCGACGAAGTCATGCGTCAAATGCGTCAGAACTAA
- a CDS encoding EutN/CcmL family microcompartment protein, with amino-acid sequence MKIARTIGTVTLARSHPAMRGATLKCVEVVESIDRIETQPLGGEMIVTWDLCGAGVGDLVAMAEGPEAAQPFRPDVKPIDASIVALLDEVDLG; translated from the coding sequence ATGAAAATAGCACGAACCATTGGAACGGTCACGCTGGCCCGGTCTCATCCGGCGATGCGTGGCGCGACGTTGAAATGTGTGGAAGTGGTCGAATCGATCGACCGCATCGAAACACAGCCGCTTGGCGGTGAAATGATTGTGACATGGGATCTGTGTGGCGCCGGAGTCGGAGACTTGGTGGCGATGGCAGAAGGACCTGAGGCGGCTCAGCCGTTTCGACCGGACGTCAAGCCGATCGATGCGTCGATCGTCGCTCTGTTGGATGAAGTCGACCTCGGATGA
- a CDS encoding EutN/CcmL family microcompartment protein → MQTAIVLGSTRATVKDVSLKGRRLVIVQPLLLNEAADGSPLIALDNLGCRQGDRVLLTSDGTLAREFTNNENTPARWTVMGILDSAV, encoded by the coding sequence ATGCAAACCGCCATCGTCCTTGGATCAACGCGTGCGACCGTCAAAGACGTCAGCCTGAAAGGCCGACGGTTGGTGATTGTGCAACCGCTGCTCTTGAACGAAGCCGCAGACGGATCACCGTTGATTGCACTGGACAACCTCGGTTGCCGACAGGGTGACCGGGTCTTGTTGACCAGCGACGGAACATTAGCAAGAGAATTTACGAACAACGAAAACACACCAGCTCGCTGGACTGTGATGGGGATTTTGGACTCGGCCGTATGA